One Paludisphaera rhizosphaerae genomic window carries:
- a CDS encoding family 16 glycoside hydrolase — protein MRRRSIRTLAAVLILVAAASAIRAQTPADFAQTGAYIASLQNKDGGFGSAPGQASTLGSTSSALRILKYVGGSVPDVLNCIKYVKSCQVDGGFAPTPGGKADSLTTSTGLLAAAELKIVDKPLVDSAIAYFHEHAKEDEQVRMAVAAMEAVDSLSPDSPRWMEQIQKLGNPDGTFREGPGQAFAAGTVAATLLRAGGSLVNRDAAVSAMKAGQQADGGWSKDGGPSDLGSSYRIMRALYMLKEKPDLDRLRSFIARCRKSDGTYSTTPDGQGNLGGTYFASILTNWSRKLDGEPPIVETAGFVPLFNGRDLTGWEGDTTVWSARDGMIVGKSNGLKNNVFLATKESYRDFVLSLSFRVIDGKGNTGVQFRSVRIPGTEMSGYQADIGEGYWGSLYDESRRKKTLVTASKEALEKLNKKDWNQYVIRAFGDKITTYLNGVTSVSYTETDPTVARDGLIALQVHSGGPMEVQFKDVMIQRVPSPGVWADPKAAGFHLRTVATPEGDRKYTVYVPQGYDESKTYPGVLFLHGAGERGEDGTIPSQVGLGPAIVHRGGIPAVVVFPQARKTWQSDSDDAKAALQALDDVMKAYKVDPARIVVTGLSMGGMGTWSIGGQNPQKFAAAVPICGPGKPEDVVNLLKTPMRAFVGDDDSPKLHLGLRMNIEAFRNAGGHPGYTEYRNVPHNSWDRAYNDPETIDWMLTQKRP, from the coding sequence ATGAGAAGACGTTCGATCCGAACTCTCGCCGCAGTCCTGATCCTCGTCGCCGCAGCCTCGGCGATTCGGGCGCAGACTCCGGCCGACTTCGCGCAGACAGGCGCGTACATCGCCTCGCTCCAGAACAAGGACGGCGGCTTCGGCTCCGCGCCGGGACAAGCCTCGACGCTGGGCTCGACAAGTTCGGCCCTGCGGATTCTGAAGTACGTCGGCGGTTCGGTCCCGGACGTCCTCAACTGCATCAAGTACGTGAAGTCCTGCCAGGTCGACGGCGGCTTCGCCCCGACGCCCGGCGGCAAGGCGGACTCGCTGACGACTTCGACAGGTCTGCTCGCCGCGGCTGAACTCAAGATCGTCGACAAGCCGCTCGTCGACTCCGCCATCGCCTACTTTCATGAGCATGCGAAGGAGGATGAGCAGGTCCGGATGGCGGTCGCCGCGATGGAGGCCGTCGACAGCCTATCGCCGGACTCCCCGCGTTGGATGGAGCAGATCCAGAAGCTGGGGAACCCTGACGGAACGTTCCGCGAGGGGCCCGGCCAGGCGTTCGCGGCCGGAACCGTCGCGGCGACCTTGCTTCGCGCGGGGGGCAGCCTGGTCAATCGCGACGCCGCCGTTTCCGCGATGAAGGCCGGACAGCAGGCCGACGGCGGTTGGTCCAAGGACGGCGGCCCATCGGATCTTGGCAGCTCGTATCGAATCATGCGGGCGCTTTACATGCTCAAGGAGAAGCCCGATCTCGACCGCCTTCGGTCGTTCATCGCCCGCTGCCGCAAGTCGGACGGGACCTATTCGACTACGCCCGACGGGCAGGGCAATCTCGGTGGGACGTACTTCGCATCGATCCTCACCAACTGGTCGCGCAAGCTCGACGGCGAGCCGCCCATCGTCGAGACCGCCGGGTTCGTTCCGCTCTTCAACGGCCGAGACCTCACGGGCTGGGAAGGCGACACGACTGTCTGGTCAGCGCGTGACGGCATGATCGTCGGCAAGTCGAACGGTTTGAAGAACAACGTCTTCCTGGCGACGAAGGAATCGTACCGCGACTTCGTCCTTTCGCTCAGCTTTCGGGTGATCGACGGGAAGGGGAACACGGGCGTCCAGTTTCGGAGCGTGCGGATCCCGGGCACAGAGATGTCCGGCTACCAGGCCGACATCGGCGAGGGGTACTGGGGGAGCCTCTATGACGAGTCGAGGCGCAAGAAGACGCTTGTGACGGCTTCGAAGGAGGCGCTTGAGAAGCTCAACAAGAAGGACTGGAACCAGTACGTCATCCGGGCGTTCGGCGACAAGATCACGACTTACCTCAACGGCGTCACCTCGGTCTCCTACACCGAGACCGACCCGACGGTGGCCCGCGACGGCCTGATCGCCTTGCAGGTCCACTCCGGCGGGCCGATGGAGGTGCAGTTCAAGGACGTGATGATTCAACGCGTCCCGTCGCCTGGCGTCTGGGCCGATCCGAAGGCGGCCGGCTTCCACCTCCGAACCGTCGCGACGCCTGAAGGCGATCGTAAGTACACGGTCTACGTGCCCCAGGGTTACGACGAATCGAAGACTTACCCCGGGGTCCTCTTTCTCCACGGCGCCGGCGAGCGTGGCGAGGATGGGACGATCCCCTCGCAGGTCGGCCTCGGGCCGGCGATCGTCCATCGCGGCGGAATCCCGGCGGTCGTGGTGTTTCCTCAGGCCCGGAAGACCTGGCAGTCGGACTCCGACGACGCCAAGGCCGCGCTCCAGGCGCTCGACGACGTGATGAAGGCTTACAAGGTCGACCCCGCGAGGATCGTCGTGACGGGTCTCTCTATGGGGGGGATGGGGACATGGAGCATTGGCGGCCAGAACCCTCAAAAGTTCGCTGCAGCCGTGCCGATCTGCGGGCCTGGCAAGCCTGAGGACGTCGTCAATCTTCTGAAGACCCCCATGCGGGCGTTTGTCGGCGACGACGACTCGCCCAAGCTTCACCTCGGCCTGCGAATGAATATCGAGGCCTTTCGTAACGCGGGGGGGCACCCTGGTTACACCGAGTATCGCAACGTCCCGCACAACAGCTGGGACCGCGCCTACAACGATCCCGAAACGATCGACTGGATGCTCACGCAGAAGCGACCCTGA
- a CDS encoding Npun_F5749 family FMN-dependent PPOX-type flavoprotein encodes MPAEIWRPSLDLALHRNRNRPELRLVQLATVRSDGRPAIRTVVFRGFLDDARKLIFTTDGRSAKHAEIEAHPYGEICWYFPETREQFRLAGYLALVDEASIEPELRQAREDLWAELSDETRLSFTWPTPGEPRNLSIRFPTTAPDPSRPVDSFCLMILTAIEVDHLELQGSPQHRWKYEADSLGRWSGREVNP; translated from the coding sequence ATGCCCGCGGAGATCTGGCGGCCTTCTCTCGACCTGGCGCTGCACCGCAACCGGAACCGCCCCGAGCTTCGACTCGTGCAGTTGGCGACGGTTCGCTCCGACGGCCGGCCCGCGATCCGCACCGTAGTCTTCCGCGGCTTTCTCGACGACGCCCGGAAGCTGATCTTCACCACCGACGGCCGAAGCGCCAAGCACGCCGAAATCGAGGCCCATCCTTACGGCGAGATCTGCTGGTACTTCCCGGAGACCCGCGAACAGTTCCGCCTCGCAGGCTACCTGGCCCTCGTCGACGAGGCATCGATTGAGCCCGAACTGCGTCAGGCGCGGGAAGACCTCTGGGCTGAGTTGAGCGATGAGACGCGACTCAGCTTCACCTGGCCGACGCCCGGAGAACCACGCAACCTCTCGATCCGCTTCCCCACCACCGCGCCCGACCCGTCCCGCCCCGTTGACTCGTTCTGCCTGATGATCCTCACGGCGATCGAAGTCGATCATCTGGAGCTTCAGGGCTCCCCTCAGCATCGCTGGAAGTATGAGGCCGATTCCCTCGGCCGCTGGTCGGGCCGCGAGGTCAATCCCTGA
- a CDS encoding transcriptional regulator — protein MTQPDVRPDEPTGRFAYEGLERIFHEKARLGIMTSLVTHSRGLVFGDLKDLCQLTDGNLSRHLQILHEAGFVEIWKGFHKKRPQTLCRVTERGRRRFLEYINVLETVVHDAMKAAADPAAGGGLAEGWSPV, from the coding sequence ATGACGCAGCCTGACGTCCGGCCCGACGAGCCGACCGGCCGATTCGCCTACGAAGGGCTGGAACGGATCTTCCACGAAAAGGCGCGGCTGGGGATCATGACCTCGCTGGTGACGCACTCGCGCGGGCTCGTCTTCGGAGACCTGAAGGATCTCTGCCAGCTCACCGACGGCAATCTCAGCCGGCACCTGCAGATCCTTCATGAGGCCGGCTTCGTCGAGATCTGGAAGGGCTTCCACAAGAAACGGCCCCAAACGCTCTGCCGGGTCACGGAGAGAGGCCGACGCCGCTTCCTGGAGTACATCAACGTCCTGGAAACGGTCGTCCACGATGCAATGAAAGCCGCGGCCGACCCGGCGGCCGGCGGCGGCCTTGCCGAAGGTTGGTCACCCGTCTGA